A genomic window from Exiguobacterium acetylicum DSM 20416 includes:
- a CDS encoding putative bifunctional diguanylate cyclase/phosphodiesterase, producing the protein MIIGLFLQVIGDITFAQFTIKNSYISGGSVDLIWTIALLFIGYTARYHEKEPRQESMIDPFALDVSTKKEFIFPYSSILIPSILMMQSYAWNLNALSTGWIMIFLLIIIRQAFTVMKNSELLAELNQIAYIDPLTSLGNRASFLLDTKNSLKDEHAPLAFILLQVERIRMYTDIFGHHVGEQIMKEVSFRLKHVLKENFKMYRYSEDEFMIVLLKTEKSSITVVNEKIFIHLAAPIRLKELELNIVAHSGVSIFPDQSLTIEEIQAHTAEALYQAKQNVNYTFVYYGTELQSNLVRKLEIESYLRNAIREQQLSVYYQPKVNLRSGRIIGMEALLRWHHPKFGWISPAEFIPIAEEAGLINEIGEWVLFTATYQSKQLQLLGFEPLLLSVNVSVLQFQNPNFCQRVIEILEETSLDPQWLELEITESIVQNIKESVSILQCLKTSQIKTSIDDFGTGYSSLNVLEQLPIDTLKIDKSFIDRLTPNQKSPMVKTIIELGLNLNLTVVAEGIETIEQKEVLTSYGCTIGQGYLFSRPIDFAAFVTLLQTQDVLKTTSL; encoded by the coding sequence TTGATCATCGGTTTATTTTTACAAGTCATCGGAGATATCACTTTTGCACAATTTACAATTAAGAACAGCTATATATCAGGTGGCAGTGTCGATTTGATTTGGACTATCGCATTACTATTTATCGGTTACACTGCTCGATATCATGAAAAAGAGCCAAGACAAGAAAGTATGATTGATCCATTTGCTCTTGATGTTTCAACAAAGAAAGAATTTATCTTTCCTTATTCGAGCATCTTGATCCCCTCCATCCTAATGATGCAAAGCTATGCTTGGAATTTAAATGCCTTAAGTACAGGATGGATTATGATTTTTCTTCTTATCATTATTAGACAAGCTTTTACTGTCATGAAAAATAGTGAATTATTAGCAGAATTAAACCAAATCGCATATATCGATCCATTAACGAGTCTAGGCAATCGTGCATCTTTTTTACTAGACACTAAAAATAGCCTCAAAGATGAACATGCACCGCTTGCCTTCATATTGCTTCAAGTAGAACGGATTCGAATGTACACAGATATTTTCGGGCATCATGTCGGGGAACAGATCATGAAAGAAGTATCTTTCCGCTTAAAACATGTATTGAAAGAGAATTTTAAAATGTATCGGTACAGTGAAGATGAGTTTATGATTGTGCTTCTAAAAACAGAGAAATCTAGTATCACTGTTGTGAATGAAAAGATATTCATTCATCTTGCAGCGCCTATCCGTTTAAAGGAGTTAGAATTGAATATTGTAGCGCATAGTGGTGTCAGTATATTTCCTGACCAAAGTTTGACGATCGAAGAAATACAGGCTCATACAGCTGAAGCTCTTTATCAAGCTAAACAGAATGTAAATTACACATTCGTTTACTATGGAACTGAACTTCAATCCAACTTAGTACGAAAGCTTGAAATTGAATCATACTTACGAAATGCAATACGTGAGCAACAATTAAGTGTCTACTATCAACCTAAAGTCAATCTTCGTTCTGGGAGAATCATTGGTATGGAAGCATTGCTCCGTTGGCATCATCCAAAGTTCGGATGGATTTCACCAGCTGAGTTCATTCCAATCGCTGAAGAAGCTGGTCTGATCAATGAAATCGGGGAGTGGGTCCTATTCACTGCGACCTACCAAAGTAAACAACTTCAGCTTTTAGGATTCGAACCTTTGCTTCTATCGGTCAATGTTTCTGTTCTTCAATTCCAAAATCCAAACTTCTGTCAGCGTGTCATCGAGATTCTTGAAGAGACATCTCTTGACCCGCAGTGGCTCGAGCTTGAGATTACAGAGAGCATTGTTCAAAACATCAAAGAGAGCGTTTCGATTTTGCAATGTTTGAAGACCTCGCAGATTAAAACATCCATCGATGACTTCGGAACAGGGTATTCTTCCTTAAATGTACTCGAGCAACTTCCGATTGATACATTGAAAATCGATAAATCGTTCATCGATCGCCTGACTCCTAATCAAAAATCGCCTATGGTCAAGACGATCATCGAGCTTGGCTTGAATCTTAATTTAACCGTCGTAGCGGAAGGAATTGAAACGATTGAACAAAAAGAGGTTCTCACTTCCTATGGATGTACGATCGGTCAAGGCTACCTATTCTCACGCCCAATCGATTTTGCCGCATTTGTTACATTACTTCAAACACAAGATGTTTTGAAGACTACCTCTCTCTAA
- a CDS encoding IS3 family transposase (programmed frameshift) has translation MGKNVYSSEVKWAVVKDKLSGKLTTREIMEKYGIKNESQIKTWMRWYRSNEHYRFDQPIGKQYTYGHGPDSASEDDKRERQMSHLKMENEILKKVHGNRKRVEKEVVIKIVEFLRRKYTITAILSALNVPRASYYRWIKESVKAPSVLEKTVIELSKQTKCRNGHRKIKALLQQIYQLKANRNTVQKIMQKHHLQCRIKPKRRWKSQGERIITAPDLIKRDFTASKPNQKWVTDITYIQYGSTTKYLSAIMDLFNNEIVAYKLYEHQQTSLVIDTLKIALENRNYPEGVILHSDQGSVYTSYAFQEFVKRNHLTSSMSRRGNCWDNAVIESFHSNLKSEEFQYVKFNSLRDHEVSERVTNYLNYYNEERIQEKLGYLTPKKYGVQAA, from the exons ATGGGCAAAAACGTATATTCAAGTGAAGTGAAATGGGCAGTAGTCAAAGATAAGCTGAGTGGTAAGTTAACGACGAGAGAAATCATGGAGAAGTACGGAATCAAAAATGAATCTCAAATCAAAACATGGATGAGATGGTATCGCTCTAACGAACATTATCGATTTGATCAGCCAATCGGTAAACAATATACCTATGGACATGGTCCAGATTCTGCGAGTGAGGATGACAAGAGAGAACGACAAATGTCACATCTGAAGATGGAAAATGAGATCTTAA AAAAAGTACATGGAAATCGAAAGAGAGTTGAGAAAGAAGTAGTCATAAAAATTGTAGAGTTTCTTCGGAGAAAGTATACAATCACCGCCATTCTTAGCGCTTTGAATGTACCAAGAGCAAGCTATTACCGTTGGATTAAGGAATCTGTGAAAGCACCTTCGGTGCTCGAAAAAACCGTCATTGAACTAAGTAAACAGACGAAGTGTCGGAATGGACATCGAAAAATAAAGGCATTATTACAGCAAATCTATCAGTTAAAAGCCAATCGGAATACCGTACAGAAAATCATGCAAAAACACCATCTCCAATGTCGGATCAAGCCGAAGCGAAGATGGAAGTCTCAAGGTGAGCGCATCATAACGGCACCGGATCTCATCAAGCGCGATTTCACAGCAAGTAAACCGAATCAAAAGTGGGTGACGGATATCACCTATATCCAATACGGCAGCACGACGAAATATCTTTCCGCCATTATGGATCTTTTTAATAACGAAATCGTCGCATACAAGTTATACGAGCATCAACAAACGTCTCTTGTGATTGATACGTTGAAGATAGCGCTTGAGAATCGAAACTATCCCGAAGGGGTCATCCTTCATTCGGACCAAGGAAGTGTCTATACGTCATACGCCTTTCAAGAATTCGTTAAAAGGAATCACCTAACAAGCAGCATGTCTCGTAGAGGAAACTGTTGGGACAACGCAGTTATCGAATCGTTCCACTCTAATTTAAAGTCCGAGGAATTCCAGTACGTCAAATTTAATTCACTAAGAGACCATGAGGTCTCTGAACGCGTTACTAATTACTTAAATTACTATAACGAAGAACGAATCCAAGAAAAATTAGGCTACCTGACACCGAAAAAATACGGTGTACAGGCAGCCTAA